A stretch of the Actinotalea sp. JY-7876 genome encodes the following:
- a CDS encoding HAD-IC family P-type ATPase, protein MATATPDHPRLAAPPAPWSLPAPEVLDAVESSSSGLPAAEAGRRLERDGRNELPEPPKPSVLRRLLRQYDDVLIYILVAAAVLKGLTQDWVDFVVIVVVIVATGLIGFVQEGRAASALAGLRTMQSLHAQVRRGGDWGVVDAATLVVGDVVRVRGGDRVPADVRLLASVRLQVDESALTGESVPVTKSPDAVPSGADLGDRTSMLYSGTLATTGNGEGVVVATGADTEIGHISTLVSEQETLDTPLSRQLARLGAQLSVLIGVLAVVMLLVGRFVHGLGAEDLISAAIGFAVAAVPEGLPALVTITLALGVQQMARRRAIARRMAAVETLGSTTTICSDKTGTLTQNEMTARTVVTTGGTYAVEGTGYDPHGRLVTSDGEAADVADHPDLAALVLAAGLGGDARVERTEAGWRLVGEPTEGALEVLAVKAGARTGGSTRLDSVPFDSAHKFSATLDQLPVASPPGLTTRVVHLVGAPGPLLARSDTESVQGGTAPLDRAAWEERVDALSSRGLRVLAAAVRPADGVDAIALDDLDGGFTFLGVVGIVDPPRPEATAAIAEAHAAGIRVKMITGDHRGTATAIARELGIVGGEGDVRALTGAELQAMDDDALRDVVRDVDVYARTSPEHKLRIVRALQSHGEVVAMTGDGVNDAPSITRADVGIAMGIKGTEATKEAADIVLADDNFATIERAVEEGRRIYDNIRKAVVFLLPTNGAQSLVILVAVLTGLTLPLSPVQILWINLATALTLSLTLAGEPAEPGIMRRPPRSRTEQVLSPTALAVVLVASVVIGTATLVVFLLERDRTGDYAVAQTAAVMMLGLGQLGFLLNCRLLNGSALTTRVLTGNRGLWVSAGALLVLQLVFTYAPFMNTWFGSAPIGAHSWALTAGLAVLVFLVMELAKAAIRRAGTRSR, encoded by the coding sequence ATGGCCACCGCCACACCCGACCACCCGCGCCTCGCGGCGCCACCGGCGCCGTGGTCGCTTCCCGCGCCGGAGGTGCTGGACGCCGTCGAGAGCTCGTCGAGCGGGCTGCCGGCAGCCGAGGCCGGCAGGCGCCTGGAGCGCGACGGCCGCAACGAGCTGCCCGAGCCGCCGAAGCCCTCGGTGCTGCGGCGCCTGCTGCGCCAGTACGACGACGTCCTGATCTACATCCTCGTCGCCGCGGCCGTGCTCAAGGGGCTCACGCAGGACTGGGTCGACTTCGTGGTCATCGTCGTGGTCATCGTGGCGACCGGGCTGATCGGCTTCGTCCAGGAAGGCCGGGCCGCGTCGGCGTTGGCGGGGCTCCGCACCATGCAGTCCCTCCACGCGCAGGTGCGCCGCGGGGGCGACTGGGGCGTGGTCGACGCCGCGACCCTCGTCGTCGGCGACGTGGTCCGCGTGCGCGGCGGCGACCGGGTCCCCGCCGACGTGCGCCTGCTGGCCTCGGTCCGGCTCCAGGTCGACGAGTCGGCCCTGACCGGCGAGTCCGTGCCGGTGACCAAGTCCCCCGACGCGGTGCCCTCCGGCGCCGACCTCGGCGACCGGACCTCGATGCTGTACTCCGGGACCCTGGCCACCACCGGCAACGGCGAGGGCGTGGTCGTGGCCACCGGCGCGGACACCGAGATCGGCCACATCTCCACGCTGGTGAGCGAGCAGGAGACGCTCGACACCCCGCTGTCGCGCCAGCTCGCCCGCCTGGGCGCCCAGCTCTCCGTCCTCATCGGCGTGCTCGCCGTCGTCATGCTGCTGGTGGGCAGGTTCGTGCACGGGCTCGGCGCCGAGGACCTGATCTCCGCGGCGATCGGCTTCGCGGTCGCCGCCGTGCCGGAGGGCCTTCCCGCGCTGGTGACGATCACGCTGGCCCTGGGGGTCCAGCAGATGGCCCGGCGCCGCGCGATCGCCCGCCGGATGGCGGCGGTCGAGACGCTCGGGTCGACGACGACGATCTGCTCGGACAAGACGGGCACGCTCACCCAGAACGAGATGACCGCCCGCACCGTCGTCACGACCGGGGGCACCTACGCCGTCGAGGGCACCGGGTACGACCCCCATGGCCGGCTGGTGACGTCCGACGGCGAGGCGGCCGACGTGGCGGACCACCCCGACCTGGCGGCCCTGGTGCTGGCCGCCGGACTCGGCGGCGACGCCCGCGTCGAGCGCACCGAGGCGGGCTGGCGCCTCGTCGGAGAGCCGACGGAGGGCGCCCTGGAGGTCCTCGCCGTCAAGGCGGGCGCGCGCACCGGCGGCTCGACGCGACTGGACTCCGTGCCGTTCGACTCGGCCCACAAGTTCTCGGCGACCCTCGACCAGCTGCCGGTCGCGTCGCCGCCTGGTCTCACGACGCGGGTGGTGCACCTCGTCGGTGCCCCGGGCCCGCTGCTCGCCCGGTCGGACACCGAGTCGGTGCAGGGCGGCACCGCACCGCTCGACAGGGCGGCGTGGGAGGAGCGGGTCGACGCCCTGTCGAGCCGTGGTCTGCGCGTCCTCGCGGCGGCCGTGCGACCGGCCGACGGGGTCGACGCGATCGCGCTGGACGACCTCGACGGCGGCTTCACCTTCCTGGGCGTCGTCGGCATCGTCGACCCCCCGCGGCCCGAGGCGACCGCCGCGATCGCCGAGGCGCACGCCGCGGGGATCCGCGTGAAGATGATCACCGGCGACCACAGGGGCACGGCGACGGCGATCGCCCGCGAGCTCGGCATCGTCGGGGGCGAGGGCGACGTGCGCGCCCTGACGGGCGCGGAGCTCCAGGCGATGGACGACGATGCGCTGCGCGACGTCGTGCGCGACGTCGACGTGTACGCCCGCACGTCGCCCGAGCACAAGCTGCGGATCGTGCGGGCGCTGCAGTCGCACGGGGAGGTCGTCGCGATGACGGGCGACGGCGTCAACGACGCCCCCTCGATCACACGGGCCGACGTCGGCATCGCCATGGGGATCAAGGGCACCGAGGCCACCAAGGAGGCCGCGGACATCGTCCTGGCGGACGACAACTTCGCGACCATCGAGCGCGCGGTCGAGGAGGGCCGGCGGATCTACGACAACATCCGCAAGGCGGTCGTGTTCCTGCTGCCCACCAACGGCGCCCAGTCGCTGGTGATCCTCGTCGCCGTGCTCACCGGGCTCACGCTGCCCCTCTCCCCCGTACAGATCCTGTGGATCAACCTCGCCACCGCGCTCACCCTCTCGCTCACGCTGGCCGGCGAGCCCGCGGAGCCGGGCATCATGCGGCGCCCGCCACGGTCGAGGACCGAGCAGGTGCTCTCACCGACGGCGCTCGCCGTCGTGCTGGTCGCGTCCGTCGTGATCGGGACCGCGACGCTGGTGGTCTTCCTCCTCGAGCGCGACCGCACCGGGGACTACGCCGTGGCCCAGACGGCGGCGGTGATGATGCTCGGGCTCGGGCAGCTGGGCTTCCTCCTCAACTGCCGGCTGCTCAACGGGTCGGCGCTCACGACCAGGGTGCTCACCGGCAACCGCGGCCTGTGGGTGTCCGCCGGGGCGCTGCTGGTGCTCCAGCTGGTGTTCACCTACGCGCCGTTCATGAACACCTGGTTCGGTTCCGCGCCGATCGGCGCGCACAGCTGGGCACTGACGGCCGGTCTGGCCGTGCTGGTCTTCCTGGTGATGGAGCTCGCCAAGGCTGCGATCCGGCGCGCAGGCACCCGGAGCCGCTGA
- a CDS encoding MOSC domain-containing protein: protein MPAPHRYDVEILHLLVSPAHAYFGRARDGAADVPTTDADRVDLVAGKGIVGDRFFGKAAHMDAAVTLLAVEGLEAMAAELGTAPFDPLLTRRNVVLRGAHLAPLLGEELVLESRGTSVRLRAGRPANPCAWMDRVLAPGAHAAMRGRGGVRCQVLTGGALHRGPAVLLSPVELDPARAGEAAVRRASRLP from the coding sequence GTGCCCGCGCCCCACCGCTACGACGTCGAGATCCTGCACCTCCTGGTCTCCCCGGCGCACGCCTACTTCGGGCGGGCGCGGGACGGGGCGGCGGACGTGCCGACGACGGACGCGGACCGCGTCGACCTGGTCGCGGGCAAGGGCATCGTGGGCGACCGGTTCTTCGGCAAGGCCGCGCACATGGACGCCGCGGTGACGCTGCTCGCCGTCGAAGGGCTCGAGGCGATGGCGGCCGAGCTGGGGACGGCGCCGTTCGACCCGCTGCTGACCCGGCGCAACGTCGTCCTGCGGGGTGCCCACCTGGCGCCGCTGCTGGGGGAGGAGCTCGTGCTGGAGTCCCGGGGCACGTCGGTCCGGCTGCGGGCCGGCCGTCCGGCGAACCCGTGCGCCTGGATGGACCGCGTGCTGGCTCCCGGCGCGCACGCGGCGATGCGGGGGCGCGGGGGAGTGCGGTGCCAGGTGCTGACGGGCGGCGCGCTCCACCGGGGACCGGCCGTGCTGCTCAGTCCCGTGGAGCTCGACCCGGCGCGCGCCGGCGAGGCGGCCGTGCGTCGCGCCTCGCGCCTGCCGTAG
- a CDS encoding MFS transporter: MARLLVDLTPLRVSRAYRWMWAGTSLSAVGTHLTTVAVGLQVYDLTGSTFSVGLVGLSALVPLLLLGLYGGALVDAHDRRRVVLLTAVGLAVVSLGFVGQAAAGLEDVRVLYALVALQNACFAVSSPARTAAIPRLVPAHLLPAANALGGLAHGLSATVGPLAAGALVAGVGYTWTYGIEAVLLVVALLTLSALPPLPPEGDVRRAGLGSVLEGLRFLRTRPNVRMTFLVDLTAMVLAMPRVLFPAIAATMLGGGAATVGVLTAGIAAGAVLAGLFSGPLGGVHRQGRAVVVAIVGWGLAVVAFGAVVAGSPAPPADGGAGPLVWAAAGCMVVAGAADTISSVFRQTILQSATPDAMRGRLQGIFIVVVAGGPRLGDLLLGWVGEATTEWLAAVAGGLACAVLVLVLALTQRRFWQYDARSPEP, translated from the coding sequence GTGGCCCGCCTGCTCGTCGACCTCACGCCGCTGCGCGTCAGCCGCGCGTACCGCTGGATGTGGGCCGGCACGTCGCTCTCGGCCGTCGGCACCCACCTGACGACCGTCGCGGTCGGCCTGCAGGTGTACGACCTGACCGGCTCCACCTTCAGCGTCGGGCTCGTGGGCCTGTCCGCCCTCGTGCCCCTCTTGCTGCTGGGGCTCTACGGCGGCGCGCTGGTGGACGCCCACGACCGCCGCCGGGTCGTGCTGCTGACCGCCGTCGGCCTGGCCGTCGTCTCGCTCGGCTTCGTCGGCCAGGCCGCCGCCGGGCTCGAGGACGTGCGGGTGCTCTACGCGCTGGTCGCGCTGCAGAACGCCTGCTTCGCCGTCAGCTCGCCGGCCCGGACCGCCGCCATCCCGCGCCTGGTCCCGGCGCACCTCCTGCCCGCGGCGAACGCGCTGGGCGGCCTCGCGCACGGGCTCAGCGCGACCGTCGGGCCCTTGGCGGCCGGTGCCCTGGTGGCGGGCGTCGGCTACACGTGGACCTACGGGATCGAGGCGGTGCTCCTGGTGGTCGCGCTGCTCACGCTCTCGGCGCTGCCGCCCCTGCCGCCCGAGGGCGACGTGCGCCGCGCGGGCCTCGGGTCGGTCCTCGAGGGCCTGCGCTTCCTGCGCACGCGACCCAACGTGCGGATGACGTTCCTCGTCGACCTCACGGCGATGGTCCTCGCGATGCCGCGGGTGCTCTTCCCGGCGATCGCGGCGACCATGCTCGGCGGCGGCGCGGCGACCGTCGGCGTCCTGACCGCGGGCATCGCCGCGGGCGCCGTCCTGGCCGGACTCTTCTCCGGGCCGCTCGGGGGCGTCCACCGGCAGGGTCGGGCGGTCGTCGTGGCGATCGTGGGGTGGGGCCTGGCCGTCGTCGCGTTCGGGGCGGTGGTGGCGGGCTCCCCCGCTCCGCCGGCCGACGGCGGCGCCGGGCCGCTCGTGTGGGCGGCCGCCGGGTGCATGGTCGTGGCGGGGGCCGCCGACACGATCAGCTCCGTGTTCCGCCAGACCATACTGCAGTCGGCGACGCCGGACGCGATGCGCGGGCGCCTCCAGGGCATCTTCATCGTGGTCGTCGCCGGCGGACCCCGGCTGGGCGACCTCCTGCTGGGCTGGGTCGGCGAGGCGACCACCGAGTGGCTCGCCGCCGTCGCGGGCGGGCTCGCCTGCGCCGTGCTGGTCCTCGTGCTGGCCCTCACGCAGCGGCGCTTCTGGCAGTACGACGCGCGCTCCCCGGAGCCGTGA
- a CDS encoding heme-degrading domain-containing protein, with protein sequence MAAPGTHDPQASATPDPAAEVDLLIAEVLEQQRTLVLTRFDNDDAWALGLRLVTLGRERGLPITVDIRRHGHQLFHASLPGTTPDNDTWVERKSRVVNRFGAPSFLLGLRARRNGRTFAEESGLPVQEYAAHGGSFPLTVRDVGIVGTVTVSGLPQAQDHALVVEALDEMCRAQHAATSDGAGTGR encoded by the coding sequence ATGGCCGCACCCGGCACGCACGACCCGCAGGCCAGCGCGACGCCCGACCCGGCGGCGGAGGTGGACCTGCTCATCGCCGAGGTGCTCGAGCAGCAGCGGACGCTGGTCCTGACCCGGTTCGACAACGACGACGCCTGGGCCCTCGGCTTGCGGCTCGTGACGCTGGGCCGGGAGCGCGGCCTGCCGATCACCGTCGACATCCGCCGGCACGGCCACCAGCTGTTCCACGCCTCGCTGCCCGGCACGACGCCCGACAACGACACGTGGGTCGAGCGCAAGAGCCGCGTGGTGAACCGCTTCGGCGCGCCGTCCTTCCTCCTCGGGCTGCGCGCGCGCCGCAACGGCCGCACGTTCGCGGAGGAGTCCGGCCTGCCGGTGCAGGAGTACGCCGCCCACGGCGGCTCCTTCCCCCTGACGGTGCGCGACGTCGGCATCGTCGGCACGGTCACGGTCTCCGGCCTCCCCCAGGCCCAGGACCACGCGCTCGTCGTCGAGGCCCTCGACGAGATGTGCCGCGCGCAGCACGCGGCCACGAGCGACGGGGCCGGGACCGGGCGCTGA